One Acidobacteriota bacterium genomic window carries:
- a CDS encoding glycosyltransferase family 4 protein produces the protein MRILIASGIAPPEIGGPATFISAVVPEFVSRGHDVRVVAFSDAGGPGVDVGAPVHRISAGTAVSRLAAYARTYRRLAASADLVLALGVLLPRVTPRGVPVVMKVPGDYAWERAIVKGWIGVDEPLDDFERRRHPWRVQWLKQWRRLEARRADRVVVPSRYLERLVTSWALTPGRVAVVPNAVAPPGDAARESPIGLRRSLGWSADERVLVVAGRLVPWKHVDLVIDAVADLPGVRLVVAGDGPERPRLVERARARAVRAEFVGPQPASATKALIRAADYLVLYSSYEGLSHTLIEALSLGTPVVASCRGGNPEVVQDEVNGLLVAHPDVGALNAALRGALSPARRATLAAGTQTGLARFDPTRVALALEEVFEAVVNRPTADGGASAR, from the coding sequence GTGCGTATCCTCATCGCCTCTGGCATCGCCCCGCCGGAGATCGGCGGACCGGCGACGTTCATCAGCGCCGTGGTGCCGGAGTTCGTCTCGCGCGGTCACGACGTGCGCGTCGTCGCCTTCTCCGACGCGGGCGGCCCCGGCGTGGACGTCGGCGCCCCCGTGCACAGGATCAGCGCCGGCACCGCCGTCAGCCGCCTCGCCGCGTACGCGCGCACGTATCGCCGCCTCGCAGCCAGTGCCGACCTCGTGCTCGCGCTCGGGGTGCTGCTGCCACGCGTCACGCCGCGAGGCGTGCCGGTGGTCATGAAGGTCCCCGGCGACTATGCCTGGGAGCGGGCGATCGTCAAGGGATGGATTGGTGTGGACGAGCCGCTGGATGACTTCGAGCGGCGGCGTCATCCGTGGCGCGTACAGTGGTTGAAGCAGTGGCGGCGGCTCGAGGCGCGGCGCGCCGACCGCGTGGTCGTCCCGAGTCGTTACCTCGAACGGCTCGTGACGTCGTGGGCCCTCACGCCAGGGCGCGTGGCGGTGGTGCCGAATGCCGTCGCCCCCCCTGGTGATGCCGCACGCGAATCGCCGATCGGCCTTCGCCGCTCGCTCGGATGGTCGGCCGACGAGCGGGTCCTCGTCGTCGCCGGCCGCCTCGTCCCGTGGAAGCACGTGGACCTCGTGATCGACGCCGTGGCCGATCTCCCTGGCGTGCGCCTCGTCGTGGCGGGAGACGGACCGGAACGGCCTCGCCTCGTCGAGCGCGCCCGCGCACGCGCGGTGCGAGCCGAGTTCGTCGGTCCCCAGCCGGCGTCTGCGACGAAGGCCCTGATTCGCGCCGCCGACTACCTGGTGCTGTACTCGTCGTACGAGGGTCTGTCGCACACGCTGATCGAGGCGTTGAGCCTCGGGACGCCGGTCGTGGCCAGCTGCCGCGGCGGCAACCCCGAGGTCGTGCAGGACGAGGTCAACGGACTGCTCGTCGCGCACCCCGACGTCGGCGCGCTGAACGCGGCCCTGCGCGGCGCGCTCTCGCCGGCGCGGCGCGCCACGCTGGCGGCGGGCACGCAGACAGGGCTCGCACGGTTCGACCCCACGAGGGTGGCCCTCGCCCTGGAGGAAGTCTTCGAAGCCGTCGTCAACAGGCCGACCGCCGACGGAGGCGCGTCAGCGCGATGA
- a CDS encoding glycosyltransferase family 2 protein has product MTSPAIDLSVVIVSFNAREHLERTLTAVQADVACLTSEVIVVDNASDDGSANLVRCRHPTVRLVENGSNRGYTAANNQGFAVAGGRYVLVLNPDATPAPGTLPALVSALDVRPEVGIASCRLVWPDGRTQANGARDWTLGALLAEHSLPGLVLGRAWSRRRRTYAGWARDSERDVDVLPGSVLCARRDVLARVGGFDERLHLYFGEDEWCARVRAAGYAVRYLPLGAVVHTEGVSARRVPAMARASYFDDMWRFAALRFGPGRAWCLRTLVWPTRLALSLVARRPRR; this is encoded by the coding sequence GTGACATCGCCCGCCATCGACCTCTCGGTCGTCATCGTCAGCTTCAACGCGCGCGAGCACCTGGAGCGGACGCTGACGGCGGTCCAAGCCGATGTCGCCTGCCTGACGTCGGAGGTGATCGTCGTCGACAACGCGAGCGACGACGGGAGCGCGAACCTGGTCCGATGCCGGCACCCGACCGTTCGGCTGGTCGAGAACGGCTCGAATCGAGGGTACACGGCCGCCAACAACCAGGGCTTCGCGGTGGCGGGTGGTCGGTACGTTCTCGTCCTCAACCCGGACGCGACGCCGGCGCCGGGCACGCTGCCGGCCCTCGTCAGCGCCCTCGATGTGAGGCCGGAGGTCGGGATCGCGTCGTGCCGGCTGGTGTGGCCGGATGGCCGCACGCAGGCCAACGGCGCACGCGACTGGACTTTGGGGGCCCTGCTCGCCGAGCACTCGTTGCCCGGTCTGGTGCTCGGGCGCGCCTGGTCGCGGCGGCGCCGCACCTACGCAGGGTGGGCACGAGATTCCGAGCGCGACGTGGACGTCCTGCCGGGGTCGGTGCTGTGCGCCCGGCGCGACGTCCTCGCGCGGGTGGGAGGGTTCGACGAGCGGCTGCACCTCTACTTCGGCGAGGACGAGTGGTGTGCGAGGGTGCGCGCGGCCGGGTACGCGGTGCGGTACCTGCCCCTCGGCGCGGTCGTGCACACGGAGGGTGTCAGCGCGCGGCGCGTACCGGCGATGGCACGCGCGTCCTACTTCGACGACATGTGGCGCTTCGCCGCGCTCCGATTCGGACCAGGCCGGGCGTGGTGTCTGCGGACTCTGGTGTGGCCGACACGGCTCGCCCTCTCATTGGTCGCGCGGCGGCCGCGCCGGTGA
- a CDS encoding GDP-L-fucose synthase, whose translation MHNLTGRRVMVTGGGGFLGSHVVRRFAACGANVAVPRRAEYDLVDRAATARAFRECRPDVVVHLAARVGGIGANEADPAAFFFDNAMMGLHVVEEARLAGVDKLVLVGTVCAYPKHTPVPFGEAALWDGYPEETNAPYGLAKRMLLVQAQAYRHQYGLNAVFLLPANLYGPGDHFDPDRSHVIPALIRKCVDACEAGRGEIEVWGDGTATREFLYVEDAADGIVEATRLYDGAEPVNLGSGEEMSIRDLAVRVAAATGFTGTFRWNSSRPNGQPRRRLDTTRARRSFGFVARTSFDDGLARTVSWYLASRVARFTGPPATA comes from the coding sequence ATGCACAACCTCACCGGCCGGCGAGTCATGGTGACCGGCGGCGGCGGCTTCCTCGGAAGCCATGTCGTACGGCGTTTCGCGGCCTGCGGCGCCAATGTGGCCGTGCCGCGCCGGGCCGAGTACGACCTCGTGGATCGCGCGGCCACGGCCCGCGCGTTCCGCGAGTGCCGACCCGACGTCGTGGTCCACCTGGCGGCTCGCGTCGGGGGGATCGGCGCCAACGAGGCCGATCCGGCCGCCTTCTTCTTCGACAACGCCATGATGGGCCTGCACGTGGTCGAGGAGGCCCGTCTCGCCGGCGTCGACAAACTCGTCCTCGTCGGGACCGTGTGCGCCTATCCGAAGCACACGCCCGTGCCGTTTGGCGAAGCCGCGCTCTGGGACGGCTACCCGGAAGAGACCAACGCCCCGTATGGCCTCGCCAAGCGGATGCTCCTCGTCCAGGCGCAGGCCTACCGGCACCAGTACGGGTTGAACGCGGTCTTCCTGCTCCCGGCCAACCTCTACGGCCCAGGCGACCACTTCGATCCCGATCGGTCGCACGTGATCCCCGCCCTGATCCGCAAGTGCGTCGACGCGTGCGAGGCGGGGCGCGGTGAGATCGAGGTGTGGGGCGATGGGACCGCGACCCGCGAGTTCCTCTACGTCGAAGACGCCGCGGATGGCATCGTCGAGGCCACGCGGCTGTACGATGGCGCCGAGCCCGTGAACCTCGGCAGCGGCGAGGAGATGAGCATTCGCGATCTCGCGGTACGGGTCGCCGCGGCCACGGGCTTCACAGGGACGTTCCGGTGGAACTCGTCGCGTCCGAACGGCCAGCCGCGGCGGCGGCTCGACACGACCCGCGCGCGGCGGTCCTTCGGGTTCGTCGCACGTACCTCATTCGACGACGGCCTCGCGCGCACCGTCTCATGGTACCTGGCCAGTCGGGTGGCCAGGTTCACCGGCCCTCCAGCCACTGCCTGA
- a CDS encoding glycosyltransferase family 4 protein, translated as MRVCYVSPTFETFDGWGRYSRALVDASAAAGIDVVVVTTREADTTGLAAAAVRRVLPPLSLRRLRGLLQIAAVPRLRRALGDCDLVHVLVEPCLPAVALAAARSQPLVMTAHGTWAVRPLAGVVAGAVPRRLVKRLDLLVCQSAVTRDAMAARVSLPDHVVAPGGVALEAFEGPGRPIPRVPAGARVVLTVGAVKPRKGHDLALEALARAAEVVGPLHWVVVGDVEANPGWFQTLARRALLVEPALTVHWLGRVSHDQLVGCYRRADVFLLTPAVVERAFEGLGLVFLEAAACALPSVTCLGTGAVEAVRHLETGLVAAEDDARAAGEAIVQVLTDEALRRQLGESARAFARQMTWEHLATRLIREYRRLVSLVRSEGG; from the coding sequence ATGCGGGTCTGCTACGTCTCACCGACCTTCGAGACGTTCGATGGCTGGGGCCGCTACAGTCGTGCGCTGGTGGACGCGAGCGCGGCTGCCGGCATCGATGTCGTCGTCGTGACCACCAGGGAAGCCGACACCACCGGCCTCGCGGCGGCCGCGGTGCGACGTGTGCTGCCGCCGCTCTCTCTGCGACGACTGCGAGGCCTTCTCCAGATCGCCGCGGTACCACGCCTGCGCCGCGCACTCGGCGACTGCGACCTCGTGCACGTGCTCGTCGAGCCGTGTCTGCCTGCCGTCGCGCTCGCGGCCGCGAGGTCGCAGCCCCTCGTGATGACGGCGCACGGCACCTGGGCCGTGCGACCCCTGGCGGGCGTGGTGGCCGGCGCGGTGCCGCGTCGACTGGTGAAGCGCCTCGACCTGCTCGTCTGCCAGAGCGCGGTCACGCGCGACGCCATGGCGGCCCGCGTATCGTTGCCGGATCATGTCGTCGCGCCAGGCGGCGTCGCACTCGAGGCCTTCGAGGGTCCGGGCCGGCCCATTCCCCGCGTTCCCGCCGGCGCGCGGGTCGTCCTGACGGTCGGCGCCGTCAAACCCCGGAAGGGTCACGACCTCGCGCTCGAAGCGCTCGCCAGAGCGGCCGAGGTCGTCGGCCCTCTGCACTGGGTCGTCGTCGGTGATGTCGAGGCCAACCCCGGCTGGTTCCAGACGCTGGCCCGCCGCGCGTTGTTGGTGGAGCCCGCGCTGACGGTGCACTGGCTCGGGCGCGTCAGTCATGATCAGCTCGTCGGCTGCTATCGCCGCGCCGATGTGTTCCTGCTGACCCCTGCGGTAGTGGAACGTGCCTTCGAGGGGTTGGGTCTCGTCTTCCTCGAGGCGGCCGCCTGTGCCCTGCCGTCGGTCACCTGCCTTGGCACCGGCGCCGTCGAGGCCGTCCGCCACCTCGAGACCGGCCTCGTCGCCGCGGAGGACGACGCACGTGCCGCCGGAGAGGCCATCGTCCAGGTGCTGACAGACGAGGCCCTTCGCCGGCAGCTCGGCGAGTCGGCGCGCGCCTTCGCCCGGCAGATGACCTGGGAACACCTCGCGACGCGGCTGATTCGCGAGTACCGGCGGCTCGTGAGCCTGGTCCGTTCGGAGGGCGGATGA
- a CDS encoding glycosyltransferase family 4 protein: MRVAFFSTYTGLGGGETSLLALLGALDRARLTPVLVCPRDGPLPGAARARGVDVRIVPWRGASAWFHPAVWARLPPVKRMTDCLEALGPASVHTEFHALPFVVPSARRLGLPVVFTCYGWWFRPKPWQRVLYRQRHLEIVAISEAVRTGFVGTPPWTDPATIEIVPLGVDTNVHRPRPAERQALREAFGLPPAAPLVTLVARFQRVKGHDVFLDMARRLLNQVDDACFAIAGENVFDVAADESFKQEVLQAARSDPRLRDAVRFLGFVPQPERLISASDVVVCSSRFESFGMVHLEAMAAGVPVVSTDVGGPAETIVDGETGFLVAPGRPDLLADRVARLLFDPTLRATMGRAGRARVVDRFEVARYAGRMTDILLRAHGARR, translated from the coding sequence ATGCGCGTCGCCTTCTTCAGCACGTACACGGGACTTGGCGGCGGCGAGACGAGCCTTCTGGCCCTGCTCGGCGCCCTCGACCGCGCTCGCCTCACCCCGGTGCTGGTGTGTCCGCGTGACGGTCCCCTGCCCGGGGCCGCGAGGGCGCGGGGCGTCGACGTGCGGATCGTGCCGTGGCGGGGTGCGTCCGCGTGGTTCCACCCGGCCGTGTGGGCTCGCCTGCCGCCCGTGAAGCGGATGACCGACTGCCTCGAGGCCCTGGGTCCGGCGTCCGTGCACACCGAGTTCCACGCGCTGCCCTTCGTCGTGCCCTCGGCGCGCCGCCTCGGGCTGCCGGTCGTCTTCACCTGTTACGGCTGGTGGTTCAGGCCGAAGCCCTGGCAGCGGGTACTCTATCGGCAGCGCCATCTCGAGATCGTCGCCATCTCCGAGGCCGTTCGCACGGGCTTCGTCGGCACACCGCCCTGGACCGATCCCGCGACGATCGAGATCGTGCCGCTCGGCGTCGACACGAACGTGCACCGCCCACGCCCGGCCGAGCGGCAGGCGCTCAGGGAGGCGTTCGGCCTTCCCCCGGCGGCGCCCCTCGTCACGCTCGTGGCTCGCTTCCAGCGCGTCAAGGGACACGACGTGTTCCTCGACATGGCCCGACGTCTCCTGAACCAGGTCGACGACGCGTGCTTTGCGATCGCCGGCGAGAACGTGTTCGACGTGGCCGCCGACGAGTCGTTCAAGCAGGAGGTCCTTCAGGCGGCGCGATCCGATCCGCGCCTCCGTGATGCCGTACGGTTCCTGGGCTTCGTTCCGCAGCCCGAGCGACTCATCTCCGCCTCCGACGTCGTGGTCTGCAGCAGCCGGTTCGAGAGCTTCGGCATGGTGCACCTCGAGGCGATGGCGGCCGGCGTTCCCGTCGTCAGTACCGATGTCGGCGGGCCTGCCGAGACGATCGTCGACGGCGAGACGGGCTTTCTCGTCGCCCCGGGACGGCCCGATCTCCTCGCCGATCGCGTGGCCCGCCTGCTGTTTGACCCCACGCTCCGCGCAACGATGGGTCGCGCGGGGCGAGCGCGTGTCGTCGATCGATTCGAGGTCGCCCGGTACGCCGGCCGCATGACCGACATCCTCCTGCGTGCGCACGGAGCCAGGAGATGA
- a CDS encoding glycosyltransferase family 4 protein: MRLLLLSDRVPPHHRGGAEVAVWRLAVALRRAGHDVHVATATPGPAREEHRDGLMVHYLHSRYPERFAPWLTLCQPQTLGPFRRLCSRLRPDVVHAHNVHHDLSYASLVAASRLRIAVVFTSHDLMPVVGANVEARRFGYRTGPDGAVRLPWTYELGRARLRYNPWRRTLVRLVLGRAVRVRTCVSDAHRKMLAENGYPDFEVVHNAADPAYLDIAPPAEPRPRRTLLFGGRLTGAKGAVSLGRIIGELATRRDDVDLVVLSRNPDDLARLGLASGVARRVGHGGWLTGAGLVRAYHDADIVLVPSETFECGGSLMAIDAMAAARPVVASPYGGTPEYVVDGETGYLRRPEDPGPMVDAVSRLLDDESVSRRIGAAGRARVAEHFSLDSQVRRFLAIYARVAAS, translated from the coding sequence ATGAGGCTGCTGCTGCTGAGCGATCGCGTTCCGCCGCACCATCGGGGCGGCGCCGAGGTGGCGGTGTGGCGCCTGGCGGTGGCGCTTCGTCGGGCCGGACACGACGTTCACGTCGCCACGGCGACACCAGGGCCCGCGCGCGAGGAGCACCGCGATGGCCTGATGGTGCACTACCTGCACTCCCGGTACCCGGAGCGGTTCGCACCGTGGCTGACACTGTGCCAGCCGCAGACACTCGGTCCGTTCCGGCGCCTCTGCAGCCGGTTGCGTCCAGACGTCGTGCACGCGCACAACGTGCACCACGACCTGTCGTACGCGAGCCTCGTCGCGGCTTCGAGACTGCGCATCGCCGTCGTCTTCACCAGCCACGACCTGATGCCCGTCGTGGGGGCCAATGTCGAGGCTCGCCGCTTCGGGTACCGCACGGGCCCTGACGGCGCCGTCCGACTGCCGTGGACCTACGAGCTCGGCCGGGCCCGACTTCGCTACAACCCGTGGCGGAGGACCCTCGTACGACTCGTCCTGGGGCGGGCGGTGCGGGTGCGCACCTGCGTCAGCGACGCACACCGGAAGATGCTCGCCGAGAACGGCTACCCGGATTTCGAGGTGGTGCACAATGCTGCCGACCCCGCGTACCTCGACATCGCGCCGCCGGCCGAACCGCGCCCCAGGCGTACGCTGCTCTTCGGCGGACGCCTGACCGGGGCCAAGGGCGCCGTTTCGTTGGGGCGAATCATCGGCGAGCTCGCCACGCGGCGCGACGACGTCGATCTGGTGGTGCTCAGCCGGAACCCCGACGATCTGGCCCGGCTCGGACTGGCAAGCGGAGTCGCGCGGCGGGTTGGACACGGCGGGTGGCTCACGGGCGCCGGCCTCGTCCGGGCTTATCACGATGCCGACATCGTCCTCGTGCCGAGCGAGACGTTCGAGTGTGGCGGCTCGCTGATGGCCATCGACGCCATGGCCGCGGCGCGCCCGGTTGTCGCCTCACCGTACGGCGGCACGCCCGAGTACGTCGTCGATGGCGAGACCGGGTACCTGCGGCGGCCGGAGGACCCCGGCCCGATGGTCGACGCGGTCTCGCGCCTTCTCGACGACGAATCGGTCAGCCGACGGATCGGCGCCGCCGGCCGTGCACGCGTGGCCGAGCACTTCTCGCTGGACAGCCAGGTGCGGCGCTTCCTCGCCATCTACGCGCGAGTGGCGGCGTCGTGA
- a CDS encoding glycosyltransferase — MTLVYATTARLPTVMAHGLQIAENCAAFAAAGVDVTLLAARRRVGPALGQALGDPRTHYGLDSPYAFDRLPSIDVTGLDVGWSFRLMSVTFGLALRRRLRALPAHAVVYTRDPFVLAVLGRAWPRHKLVLELHQMAESWQGRRLHARAIGSAGLVVAVTAGLEAYARELGAPRTTIAPTGVSDRRLIDPPARDQARTRLGLPHDAFVVGYAGRLQTLGMSKGVDLLVDAAARLTDVPTTLAVVGGPSDMVDGLRRRWLAGGLPGERFVAPGQVPPADVPTWLAAFDVGTLPFPDTRHFAECASPLKLFEYLAAGLPVVASRLPSLIEPMADGRAALFVEADDAAAMATALATLYRDPARRARMGEASRALAQSHRLSTRAERILAAIGAADEPR; from the coding sequence ATGACACTCGTCTACGCCACGACCGCGCGCCTGCCAACGGTGATGGCGCACGGTCTGCAAATCGCCGAGAACTGTGCCGCCTTCGCGGCGGCCGGAGTCGACGTGACGCTGCTCGCAGCACGCCGACGCGTCGGCCCGGCGCTCGGTCAGGCACTCGGCGACCCAAGGACGCACTACGGGCTGGACTCGCCCTACGCATTCGACCGGCTGCCGTCGATCGACGTGACGGGGTTGGACGTCGGCTGGTCGTTCCGCCTGATGAGCGTGACGTTCGGGCTCGCCCTCCGACGCCGGCTGCGAGCGCTCCCGGCCCACGCCGTCGTCTACACCCGCGACCCGTTCGTGCTGGCCGTCCTCGGCCGGGCGTGGCCACGTCACAAGCTCGTCCTCGAGTTGCACCAGATGGCCGAGTCCTGGCAGGGACGCCGGCTGCACGCCAGGGCGATCGGCAGCGCGGGGCTCGTCGTCGCCGTGACGGCTGGGCTCGAGGCCTACGCACGCGAACTCGGCGCCCCACGCACCACGATCGCGCCAACGGGCGTGAGCGATCGGCGCTTGATCGACCCGCCCGCGCGGGATCAGGCCCGCACGCGGCTCGGACTGCCGCACGACGCGTTCGTCGTCGGGTACGCCGGACGCCTGCAGACGCTCGGCATGTCGAAGGGCGTGGACCTGCTCGTCGACGCGGCGGCCCGCCTCACCGACGTTCCGACCACGCTGGCCGTCGTCGGCGGGCCATCCGATATGGTCGACGGGCTTCGCCGGCGGTGGCTGGCGGGCGGACTCCCGGGCGAGCGTTTCGTGGCACCCGGTCAGGTACCGCCCGCCGACGTCCCGACGTGGCTGGCGGCGTTCGATGTCGGCACGTTGCCGTTTCCCGACACCCGCCACTTCGCCGAGTGCGCCTCGCCGCTGAAGCTCTTCGAGTACCTCGCCGCCGGCCTTCCCGTCGTCGCCAGTCGTCTGCCGTCACTCATCGAGCCCATGGCCGACGGCCGGGCGGCGCTCTTCGTCGAGGCCGACGACGCCGCCGCGATGGCGACCGCACTCGCGACGCTGTACCGCGACCCGGCACGTCGCGCGCGCATGGGCGAGGCGTCGCGCGCGTTGGCGCAGTCGCACCGCCTCAGCACGCGCGCCGAGCGCATCCTCGCCGCGATTGGGGCCGCCGACGAGCCTCGCTGA
- a CDS encoding glycosyltransferase, with translation MTVLFVSRCLPLPRYCGDRLILAHLLAGMRARGHRLVVAALTQPGDAAAERASGETCDRLATVPERPRTATDYLTRLIRPFPSGPSACWQPAMWELVARLVDEEAPDVVHFLGGIQVCEYRDAALGRPRLITPYESHSLWLDRAAVDASGFRERLGIMARRVAVRAFERRIYRGFGRTVVLSDADARSLRALDPSLPVVVVPNGVEAPDGVAPLSVREPLLTFVGNFSYEPNRRAARLLAGIILPKVRATVPHARLALIGVHPPPEVVALAGPAVEVTGEVDDVFACLQRARVFVSPLTRGAGMKNKVLEALAAGTPVVATRQSLDGLAVDDGVHALPAEGPAELADAAVRVLCDDRLARRLATDGRRLVLRRHRWPDVVSQYERLYRELVPV, from the coding sequence ATGACGGTGCTCTTCGTCTCGCGGTGCCTGCCGCTGCCGCGCTATTGCGGCGACCGCCTCATCCTGGCACACCTCCTGGCTGGCATGCGCGCACGAGGGCATCGGCTGGTCGTCGCGGCGCTGACGCAGCCTGGCGACGCGGCGGCCGAGCGGGCATCGGGCGAGACCTGTGACAGGCTCGCCACCGTCCCGGAGCGACCGCGGACCGCGACCGACTACCTGACTCGCCTCATCCGGCCGTTTCCGAGCGGCCCGTCGGCGTGCTGGCAGCCGGCGATGTGGGAGCTCGTCGCTCGGCTGGTGGACGAGGAGGCGCCCGACGTCGTCCACTTCCTCGGCGGCATCCAGGTCTGCGAGTACCGCGACGCCGCGCTCGGGCGCCCCCGGCTCATCACCCCGTACGAGAGCCACTCGCTCTGGCTCGATCGCGCCGCTGTCGATGCCAGCGGGTTCCGGGAACGCCTCGGGATCATGGCACGCCGCGTCGCGGTGCGGGCATTCGAGCGCCGTATCTACAGGGGTTTCGGCCGCACGGTCGTGTTGTCCGACGCCGATGCACGTTCGTTGCGCGCGCTCGACCCGTCGCTGCCCGTGGTGGTCGTGCCAAATGGCGTCGAGGCGCCTGACGGCGTCGCTCCGCTGTCGGTGCGAGAACCACTTCTGACGTTCGTCGGCAACTTCTCCTACGAGCCGAATCGACGGGCCGCGCGCCTGCTCGCCGGGATCATCCTGCCGAAGGTGCGGGCGACGGTGCCGCACGCCCGTCTGGCGCTCATCGGAGTGCACCCGCCACCCGAGGTCGTGGCCCTCGCCGGGCCGGCCGTCGAGGTGACGGGCGAAGTCGACGACGTGTTCGCCTGCCTGCAGCGGGCCCGGGTCTTCGTGTCACCCTTGACCCGGGGCGCCGGGATGAAGAACAAGGTGCTCGAAGCGCTCGCTGCCGGGACGCCGGTCGTCGCCACGAGGCAGAGCCTCGACGGCCTGGCCGTCGACGACGGCGTCCACGCACTGCCCGCCGAAGGTCCGGCCGAACTCGCCGACGCCGCCGTGCGCGTGCTGTGCGACGATCGCCTCGCTCGGCGACTCGCGACCGACGGCAGGAGACTGGTGCTGAGGCGCCATCGGTGGCCCGACGTCGTCTCGCAATACGAGCGCCTCTATCGTGAGCTGGTACCGGTATGA